In the Struthio camelus isolate bStrCam1 chromosome 16, bStrCam1.hap1, whole genome shotgun sequence genome, AGGGGCAAGTTGGCCTCATGGGAGAGCTGTATGGGGTTTGTGCCTGGAGAAAGCAGCTAGCTGAGCATCAGCATTGGGTTAGCTGAGGCCTAGCAGCTTTGAGCCTTTGGAGACAGAAACTCTCCTGTCTCCTGCAGTTTTGGCAGCTCTACAATGCCATCACCCTCTTCCGTCTGATGCAGCACCCAGACTGCAAGGAGTGGCAGGTAAGGGGGAGGCTCAAATGCAGCTGCCCCAGTTTGCCAGCCTGGGGCTCCTGGGGAAGGTCTGAAGGTCCCTCCTGCTTACTTGCAGCTCTGTGgctcctgcaggtcctcatgTGTGGCCTCCCGTTCTTCATCCTCTTTCTGGGGAACTTCTACACCACCCTCCGTGTCGTCCACCAGAAGTTTCAGAATCAGAACAAAGACACAAAGCAAAAGTGAAGGAGGGGGGGCCAGCATGGAGGCCAAGATGGTTTCTCTCCgctgtctccatctcccaacTCCTCTTCTTGCCTCGATGCCGTCCAGACTGATGTGTCTTGCCCCATTCCTTTGAAGCAGGCCTGCCCAGACACGGGACAGAGCTCAGGGCCTGCTACCAAACAGACTGTGTTCACCGTAGTGCTGGAGCTGCGTGCCCAAGCCACTAACCTGGAGGCAGAAACACTGGGCAGCTCCTGTCCtgtctgccttcctcctccaggaGGAGCAGGGTGTCTGGGACAGCTGCTTCCCTTCTCTTTGCCCTGAAGGCATTTTTGGGATGGTTCCCTGGGGTCaagcccagctctgccagcactctgctgcaggcaggaaagcagtCCAAGGTGCCTGGCTTGCACTAATACCTGTGGTGCAAGGCCCCGTCCAGGGCTGCTGGTCGCCTCCTTCACTCATCACCTCCCAGGGTAGatgctcttcctcttctttccccagacctgcagccagggcagcccccCTGGGTGATAACAGAGGTAGACAAGGCCTCTCCTTGTCTCATCAGTTGTGAGCAACTGCTTCCCTGGCTGTCCTAGCAGCCTCCTTTGCTTtctggggcagctggaggccaCGCGTGTGCTGGCTTCCAGGATGAAAGTGGGAGCATTGTACCACAgttcctcccctcccttcaagAGACAGGAGAGAGGGGGCCGAGGTGGAGGAGCTGTTCTTGGCAAGCGCTTGGTTTTCAGGGTGCTGGGTTGGGTCCTGGCTGCTCATCAGCTGTGTGGCGCTCctcagagctgtgctgctccatCTGCAGCACGAGGGGTGGGTGGGAGCAGCACGAGTCCAAACCAGGCTTCACTCTGGAGCTGTGCAAACAGCACCCTCGTCTTGCATCTCTGGAGGATGCACATGCAAAAATAAAGGGAAGGTGCTTCCTTGGTTTGCTGGAGTCTCAGAACAAGTTGCACAACCCTGCTCTGCGGTTATGGCCTATCTGGCAGCACACCCAGGCCTCTGAATCCAAAATGCTGAGTGGAGAGAGACAACCAGCTCCAAGtgcccccacagcagccccagggatgGAGTGCTCCTCAGCAGGGTGCAATGGGACAAGGGTTGAATGAAGCCATACCATGAGCTGCCAGGCTCCCTCCcgtgctccagcccccagcctgcacagcCCAGTGGCACTGGCTGTGGCCCCAGCTTTGCATGCAGAAGAAAGCTGTTCAGGGGTAGAGCAGGACTTCAGTCCCTCTAGAAACTAGAGGGAAGAGAAGCCCTAGACTTCAGGGAAACTCCTGAAAAGTTGGgaacaaaataacatttcaatCCAGAGCTGTCTGACCTGCCACAAGTTTGTGCCTACACTGCTAGACCTGCCCACCTAGTACACTGCTGCCATCTtcacctccctggcagggctcaGCACCTCAGGGTAGCAGCTGTCCCCAGCAGACAGCTCCAGGTCAGGCTAAACCCACACTTGCAGCCTGGTTCCTTCCCCCAGGTTAGGGCAGGTCGTGGAGGTTTTCCctgtgtgaggagggctgctgggTGGCAGCAGTTGCTTCCcctgctgccctctcccctccagccaagCAGTGGAAGGACAGGAGGGCAGGAAGCAAACTACAGAAACAGTGTTTTTATTCCAAGGgcaaagtatatttaaataatttacagtCATTGGATAGCCTGAAAGTTTTTCCATGATAAATCAcaaagatgttaaaataaaaacagtatttaaaaaatgaccATATGCACCATGATGGAGGGGCTGGGCACAGGGGAGCTGCCAGCTGCAGGACCTGTGGGGAGTAAGCAGGGCCCCTGCAGGCTGTGAGCCCCTAGACCAGATCTCTTCTGGAGGGGACAGGAGCCATCTCCCCCCTGCATGCTAGAGATGTGGAaggcagcaaggggaaaggaggaggggtgCCTGAAGGGTCCTGGCTGACCCTGGCTCAAGGCCAGACTGGGAACTAGCTCTGCCTTTTCCTTGGAGCAGTGATTGCTGGGAACGCAGATATTTAGGTATTGTGTGGGACAACTCTGTGCACGTTTAACGGATGCCCCCAGCACAGCTGGATCAGGACTCTCCTCCAGCAGGACCAGAGTGGGGGACACAGCTCCTTCCAAGCAGGGAGAGCCATTTGCCCTCCAGGAGCAGAGAGCtcaggggctgcagtgctggaggGAGCTAGCTGGCAGCCCCACATCCCTTGCCTCAGAGACTGCCGAACGCTCAGACTGAAGGAGGTGAGCACAGCTCGCTGCCCTGCACCAAGCCCTTACGCTAAGCCAGTGTgcacagggctgcctggctcctaCAACCCCTCTGCCACTCCCAGCCTGCGCTGCACAGGGAGGCCCGGCTTGCCTCTGGCCCCAAAACCAGCATCTCCTGTCCCCTCCCTGATGAAGCAACCCCCCATGTTCACAAAAGGAGGCCAGGGCTCCTCCAGTGCTGTTTgttcctcctgcccccttccctgcccAACATCAGCTGCGTCACTGACCTCAAAGAAAAGGCTGGGGCCATGAGGTGTTCTCTTGGGTGCCAAGGGCTACCACAGCTCCCAGACAGTAGCCTTAGCCACCTTGTGCCCCTCTCAACCCCTTCTGCCTCCCAGGGATATGCACACAGGGGACAGATGCCAGCTGGTCCATCCCCAgcctgccccggggggctgctgTAGCTGTTGAGCCCAGAGCAGAGGGGTTGAGGGTGACACTGGGGTAACTGTGGGTTGGGGATGATGTGGTCacccacaggtggggtggggaggcAGGCACCTTTCACCTCCCATGGGCCTGCACCCAAGGATCTGTTCTCTCCCTggccctgccagccctgctcttAGCTCCAGACATCCAAAGAGTACCGGCCCTTGGTCATCAGTTTCTTTACATAGTCCACGGCCTGGGGCTGACTAAGGCTCCCAAACTCTGCCACAATCTCATAGAAGGTGTTCTGCACATCCCGGGCCATGTTGCGAGCATCACTAGAAACAGAGAGAACTGTGAGTGAGGACAGAGCAGTACCCAGCCTCTTGCCCCTGACCTGGCAAAGTCCTAACCCCTGGCAGCAGCCCAGATcactgccctggggctgctgccagacAGAGCTGCCATCTCTCCCCTGGAGCTGCAGGTGGGCCCCAGAGAAAGTGAGCCTGCTCCTCATCCAGCAGGGAGGGAGCCACAGAGCTCAGACCCCACAGGGCAGCACAAGCAGACCTCAAAGCCAAAGGATCTGTCTTCACAGGAACCAAGCTGGGTGTGACAGCTGGGGCTGATAGCACTGGAGAAGCCACAGAGGTCTGGGCATCCAGGCCTACACGCCCAGCCGGCCCATGcctctccaggccctgctgcagggaAAGCAGCTCAGGATGCCTCAGGCACTCTCTTTcagcagccacctcctcctaGGTGGCTCCCACCCTCCTGAGTGTTTCTCAGTCAGCCCAAATTACTCAGAAGTGCCACTTTATATTGGAGCCTCTGCCCTCCCACTGCTGTCATTCCACCCTAGCACAGCCAGGCCAGGCTGGGTTTGCCTCTGCCAAGGCACAGAGGTGATGTCGGGTGCCAGGGCCTGTTCAAGGACAGCCCCTGCCTTAAGACAACCAGCATACCCCCAGAGGCAGAGATGAGCATGGGGCTGCTTCCCCTCACTCAGCAGAGAGGGTGGAGACATGCCTGGGAGTAGTTACCACAGAGCAGCTGAGCTGTGGCACCACAGAGTGACAAAGCTCTGGTCGTCTCTGAACATCCACACATGGATGGTTCATTCTGCCCAGCCCcatctgcctggctgctctccacTCCCTGGCCCGCAGACAGCATAACCCTCCCTGGGCTAGTAACATACAATGCGAAAACAAGTGGGTTAACTGAGTCACACTCATTTTCCTTAGAGAAGAGAAGTGGTTTTCAAGTCCCTTCCCTGTTGCCGGACTTACCCACAGACATAGATATGAGCATTTCCCTCATTAACCAGCTTCCAGACGTTTTCCTTGTTCTTCCTCAGTAAGTGTTGAACATAAACCTGGCAGAAAATAAGGTGGGTGAGGTGAGAGGAGCAGCACCACCAAGTACATCATAAACTGAGGCAAGGGAGAGGAAGCCAAAGCCACACTCACAGCTCGCCCTCCCCCCACAGCTCCACAAGGCAGCGGATGAGCTGGGCTCTCCCAGGACTGTGTGGGCTTTCCCAAACAGTGAGGCCCCAGGCTGGGAGTCTCCAGCTCTCCAGgccttttattccccccccccccgtgccacGACTGGGAGTGCTGCTTGGCAGCATAAACAACAGAATGGGGGACTTGAGTGGTACCTTCTCAGCCTGGTCCCTGGAGAAGGCAACATTGAGCTGGGTGAGGACTCCCTCTTGATGGAAGCGAGCAAGCTCCTCGCGGTACAGGTAGTCCTCATTCTCATGGCGACAGCCATAGTAAAGCACTGTCTCACCCACTTCTTTGCCTGCAGAGTCACACAGCACCCATTAGCTAGACCCCACAACTCCTGCCCTGCCCTctccacctccccctttcctgctCACTCCAaagaggcagagctgggcctctgcttGTGTTTACCAAGGGAAGTTTGGAGAGGTAATGACAGAGGTCAGAACTGGCTCAGGCCTATCCGCTCCCCCAGATATCCACCGCAGCCAGCGGAGGAAGGCAAAGCATCCCCTCACTGGGCAGAGGCATTCAGCTGCTGCTCACCCAGCTCCATGGCGTCTGCTTCACTAGACGCATTTCCCTTAACCCATTAGTGGTGTGACCAGCACCAACTGCACCTGCCCATGAACAGAGGCACCAAATAGCACTCCAGaacatctgtcctgcagcagctCTGGTCCCCAGGGTAGTTTGTGCACTTACCTTGCTGCTTCAGCCAGACTCGCTCCTGTATGAAGCCAATGAAGGGGGCTATGCCAGTCCCTGGCCCAATCATGATGACAGGCGTGCTGGGTTTGAAGGGCAGGCGAAACTGCGACTTCCTTACATACATGGGCACCAGGGACTTACTCCTGTTCTCATCAGGCACCTTGTTCTTGAGCCAGTTGGTAGCTACCCCTTTGTTCAAGCGTCCTGTCTTGGTTTCATACTCCACTGTCACGGCACAGATGTGGATGGCATTGGGGTGAACCTACCAGGAAGTGATGTTAGCGCAGGGCAGAGAGCGAACCCCAGCTGAGGTACCTGGCACCCCCCACAGCTCAGTCCCTTGTGTTCAGCGATGGGGAGAAATTTAACCTAACATTAATGCTGGGATAGCTATTCATCCCCTTGCAGATCAAACCTCCAAGTGTGCCCAACACAGGGCTCCTGTCTTCTCCCTGACTTGCCACAGCACCACTGAGCTTCCCTCAGTATGGCCAGAGCTTCAGGCCACAACATAAAGGACAAATCCTGACCAGCCACTAAAACATCACCTTGCTTCTAAGTCCTGAAAACAAGGCATATGGCAGAAAGGAGCCATGCTGCAGGAAGGGTGATATCAGGGCACAGTCAGTTGTGACGTGTGACACACCGTTCCCCTCTGCAGACCCTACAGAAGTTGGGATAGCCTCCTTCTCATGCATAGGAGCAAGCAGAACTGCCCCTCTCACAGAAAAGGGTTTCTAGGGGAAATTCCCCATGTCCTGTCCCCAGCTGAGAAGGGATCCTGTGACACTGTGGAGCTAAAGATGAAACGGTTTCTCATCAGCCCCGGTCTCCCCCTGGAAGTGGGGCCTTTCCATGGGCCTGATGCCCCACTGGAGCTCGACTGCAGCGCACTGACCTTGGAAGAGGAGGCGATGGAGTAGTAGCGAGCCTGCAGGCGGGGCAGGAGTTCACACAAGTGGTCGATGGGGGGCCGCAGCGAGGGCATGTCCTGCAGGATGGCCAGGATATTCCTCCGGGCCTCCACCACCCAGCTGAGGTAGAGAGCCTGCAGGCAAGGAGGGCACACATGTCATGACTTTCCAATATGGCTAGAAAACATTCTCTTCAGCTCTTTGAGTGTGGAGCTCAACAACCCTGGATTCCCTTTGGGAATCCTGTGGCACCCGGACCCATCACCCAGTTAACCCAACAACTTTGCCAGGAAGGCCACAGCTCCCACCTTCCCCTCGGCAGCAGATGATGCCATTTTGCGGAGGTGCTCCTGCTCAGTGGTGTCTGTGGCATACTGGGCCAGCTCGTACAAGACATTGGTGCGAGGCGGGTTGGTGATGTCCAAGTAGTATGTAAGGGCTGTACGGTAGGACGTGGGACAGGGGAAGGGATGTTTCTTATTGGATTCctctggaggagagaagagagaaagtcaGCAACTGCATGCTGTTATGTTAGAGATTTCATGCCAGCAGCTACATGCAGGAGAGCCTGTGATAGACAGAGCAGGGGAACTGGCTTCAGGGAGGAGAGGAGTAGCCCTAGGGATGAACTGGCCTAATGGCGAAAGCCCTGACCACTCAGCAATCCCATACAGAAGCAGCACCAGGGCAGCTCCCTCTCCAGGGAGCTGTGTGTCCCAATagccatttcctttctgttttacgCATGCGCCTGACAGcttatcagcaaaaaaaaaaaaaaaaaaaagccatgctcCTTGAGATAGGCATGCATGCTGCAGAGGGTGAGGGCTTGTTTATCATCCCCTATTTTACAAGGGTGGCAACAGTCACTGAGAGCAGGGCAGTGATGCTGCAGCTGATCTGACAACACAGGCGTTAAGAGCAGAACGGTCTGCACATCACACTCTTTCCACTGACATGTCTTGCTCCAAGGCTGTCACTTCCATGCACTGCAATGCTCTATCTTTTCCTCCCTGGCTTCCAGGGAAAGTCACACTGCACAGAGACACTTTGGAAAGGTGATCCAGAAGGCAGGGTATCCCCGAAGCCTAGAAGATAGCATAGCTTGAACCCTGGAGctcagggagaggcagggagcgaGCTTCCAGGGAGAACTCTTGGCACAGAGGCATCCAGCAAACTCCCAGGCCAAGCAAGGAGATGGCTTTGGATGGCTGGTTTGGCCTCTTCAAATCTGAATGCTTTCTTCAGATCTGGCCTCAAGTGCCCTTTCCCTCCTTTAGCCATTGACGTTTGTGCTCACAGCCCCCTTGGGGAGGATAAGTGCCAGCAATTAAAACTCAAACCATTCAGTTTAGCATCATGAGGAACAGGAATGACTGTGCAAAGCCAGACAGCTCGGGACACCACACAGGAGTCTGCAGGCTCCAACAGTGCATTAAAGCTAAGGAGTTCCTCTCCAGAAACCAGAACGGAGCTTTTGAGGTACCAAGCTGACCCCTCTGGTGTCTCAGATTGGGCTTTGCTGTTCCCATACAGGAGTAGGGGTAAGATGGGTGGCAGCTGCCATATCCCTCCTGCCAGCTACACTGGGAATATCATCCAAGAAAGGCTCTTTGTATCAGCACTGAAAAGCTCTCTATCCTGACAGTTCAACGCAGCAGCAGGTTGAACAACAACAAGCCAGTGGCTGGTCCAGGAACTGAA is a window encoding:
- the POR gene encoding NADPH--cytochrome P450 reductase isoform X5, whose amino-acid sequence is MGCAYSAPQEEAAVARTSPVRENSFIEKMKKTGRNIIVFYGSQTGTAEEFANRLSKDAHRYGLRGMAADPEEYDLSDLSRLSEIDKSLAVFCMATYGEGDPTDNAQDFYDWLQETDGDLSGLRFAVFGLGNKTYEHFNAMGKYVDKRLEELGAQRIFELGLGDDDGNLEEDFITWREQFWPAVCEHFGVEATGEESSIRQYELVVHTDVNMNKVYTGEMGRLKSYENQKPPFDAKNPFLAPVITNRKLNKGGERHLMHLELDISNSKIRYESGDHVAVYPANDSSLVNQIGEILHTDLDTIMSLNNLDEESNKKHPFPCPTSYRTALTYYLDITNPPRTNVLYELAQYATDTTEQEHLRKMASSAAEGKALYLSWVVEARRNILAILQDMPSLRPPIDHLCELLPRLQARYYSIASSSKVHPNAIHICAVTVEYETKTGRLNKGVATNWLKNKVPDENRSKSLVPMYVRKSQFRLPFKPSTPVIMIGPGTGIAPFIGFIQERVWLKQQGKEVGETVLYYGCRHENEDYLYREELARFHQEGVLTQLNVAFSRDQAEKVYVQHLLRKNKENVWKLVNEGNAHIYVCGDARNMARDVQNTFYEIVAEFGSLSQPQAVDYVKKLMTKGRYSLDVWS